The proteins below come from a single Polynucleobacter sp. MWH-UH23A genomic window:
- the ruvB gene encoding Holliday junction branch migration DNA helicase RuvB — MAIHTDDLSSIPEDLPEGKDRLVSGAAGNSEAIFEKALRPKQLDEYVGQSKARAQLEIFISATRARQEALDHVLLFGPPGLGKTTLAHIIARELGVNLRQTSGPVLDRPGDLAALLTNLEANDVLFIDEIHRLSPVVEEILYPALEDYSLDIMIGEGPAARSVKIDLKPFTLIGATTRAGMLTNPLRDRFGIVARLEFYNTEELTKIIDRSANLLKAKIDPDGSVEIAKRARGTPRIANRLLRRVRDYAEVKGTGTITKAIADAALKMLDVDPSGFDVMDRKLLEAILHKFDGGPVGIDNLAAAIGEERDTIEDVLEPYLIQQGYLQRTSRGRVATRQAYEHFGLTPPSGTGSLDI, encoded by the coding sequence ATGGCAATTCATACTGACGACCTAAGCTCTATCCCTGAGGATTTACCTGAAGGTAAAGATCGCCTTGTCAGTGGCGCCGCAGGAAACTCCGAAGCCATTTTTGAAAAAGCCTTGCGACCCAAGCAATTGGATGAATACGTCGGTCAAAGCAAAGCGCGTGCCCAATTAGAAATCTTTATCAGCGCTACCCGAGCACGACAAGAAGCGCTCGATCACGTTTTGTTATTTGGTCCTCCAGGTCTTGGCAAAACTACATTGGCACATATCATCGCCAGAGAACTTGGCGTAAATTTGCGCCAAACTAGCGGGCCTGTCTTAGATAGGCCAGGCGATCTTGCGGCTTTATTAACTAACCTAGAAGCAAATGATGTGCTTTTTATCGATGAGATTCATCGACTATCGCCAGTTGTAGAAGAAATTCTGTATCCCGCTTTAGAAGATTACAGCCTAGACATTATGATTGGCGAAGGACCAGCGGCCCGTAGCGTCAAGATTGATCTCAAACCATTTACTTTGATTGGCGCAACAACACGCGCTGGTATGTTGACCAATCCCTTACGCGATCGCTTCGGCATCGTTGCTAGATTAGAGTTCTATAACACCGAAGAACTCACAAAAATTATCGATCGCTCAGCAAATCTATTGAAAGCCAAGATTGATCCGGATGGATCAGTTGAGATTGCCAAACGTGCTCGTGGCACACCACGAATTGCAAACCGACTCCTACGTCGCGTACGCGATTATGCAGAGGTTAAAGGTACAGGAACGATTACCAAAGCTATAGCAGATGCCGCTTTGAAAATGCTAGATGTTGATCCTAGTGGGTTTGATGTCATGGACAGAAAACTACTGGAAGCCATTTTGCATAAGTTTGATGGTGGCCCTGTAGGAATTGATAACTTAGCCGCTGCAATTGGCGAAGAGCGCGATACCATTGAAGACGTACTCGAGCCCTATCTCATTCAACAAGGTTACCTACAGAGAACTTCACGTGGTCGCGTTGCTACGCGGCAAGCAT
- the ruvA gene encoding Holliday junction branch migration protein RuvA, producing MIGRIQGILVSVHPPRLLVDCQGIGYEVDVPMSTLYQLPQVGQKITLLTHFQVREDAQQLFGFATETEREAFRQLIKISGVGSRTALAILSGMSVNELAQAIALQEANRLTQVPGIGKKTAERLCLELKGKLAPDLGIAPGRTHTPDTNSEVLQALLSLGYSEKEALLALKQLPPDTTVSDGIRMGLKYLSKA from the coding sequence ATGATTGGTCGCATTCAAGGAATCCTCGTTTCAGTTCACCCCCCTCGCTTATTGGTCGATTGCCAAGGCATTGGATATGAGGTGGATGTTCCGATGAGCACCCTATACCAATTGCCTCAAGTAGGACAAAAAATTACCTTACTGACTCACTTTCAGGTACGCGAAGATGCACAGCAGCTTTTTGGTTTTGCAACTGAAACAGAACGTGAAGCATTTAGACAGCTCATTAAGATTAGTGGCGTTGGCTCACGCACTGCTTTAGCCATTCTTTCCGGGATGAGCGTGAACGAGCTTGCCCAAGCTATTGCATTACAAGAAGCTAATCGCCTTACCCAAGTTCCTGGCATTGGCAAAAAGACTGCAGAACGACTTTGTTTAGAGCTCAAAGGAAAGCTTGCGCCTGATTTAGGAATAGCCCCAGGAAGAACCCATACGCCCGATACTAATAGCGAAGTCTTGCAGGCACTCTTATCTCTTGGTTATTCTGAGAAAGAAGCGCTCTTAGCGTTAAAGCAACTTCCGCCTGACACAACTGTATCCGACGGTATCCGTATGGGCTTAAAGTATTTATCGAAGGCTTAA